The Fragaria vesca subsp. vesca linkage group LG2, FraVesHawaii_1.0, whole genome shotgun sequence genome includes a window with the following:
- the LOC101307560 gene encoding E3 ubiquitin-protein ligase PUB23-like encodes MQSPRFLLSKRPNMEAEFDIPSHFLCPISLEVMRDPVTVSTGITYDRESIQKWLFSGKNKACPVTKQPLLLDADLTPNHTLRRIIQAWCTLNASHGVERIPTPTSQLDKTQIVKLINQARKLPHTQLECLKRLRSMAAIHGEKHRNSLEAAGAVEYVASLISNTDQSTMEVAVEVLFYLRSLESRLKQLMSKDGEKIIDSLVQVLKRGDYQSRAHATILLRSVFELADPNRMMSPTVELFIETMNVVRDQVSHQASKAALKLLVELCPWGRNRIKAVEGGAVSVLIEALLEAQEKRACELILISLDQLCGCTEGRAELLRHAAGLAIVSKKIFRISHMATDRAVRILFSISRFSATSAVVMEMLHVGAVAKLCLVLQVDCKFKTKEKAREILKLHSRVWKNSSCVPAHLLSFYLHRHDDQIIAIVSVYN; translated from the coding sequence ATGCAATCACCTCGCTTTCTTCTGTCCAAGAGGCCTAACATGGAGGCCGAATTTGATATTCCGTCCCACTTTCTCTGCCCCATTTCTCTTGAAGTCATGAGAGATCCCGTCACAGTCTCTACGGGGATTACCTACGATCGGGAAAGCATCCAGAAATGGTTATTTTCCGGCAAGAACAAGGCTTGCCCCGTAACGAAGCAGCCATTATTGTTGGACGCAGATCTCACTCCCAACCACACTCTTCGCCGTATAATCCAAGCTTGGTGCACCCTCAACGCCTCTCATGGGGTCGAGCGGATACCAACACCGACATCGCAGCTTGACAAGACCCAGATCGTTAAGCTTATTAACCAAGCGAGGAAGCTCCCCCACACGCAGCTCGAATGCCTCAAAAGGCTCAGATCCATGGCCGCAATCCACGGTGAAAAACACAGGAACTCTTTGGAGGCAGCAGGAGCCGTAGAATACGTTGCTTCTTTGATAAGCAACACCGACCAATCGACAATGGAAGTGGCAGTTGAAGTCTTGTTCTATCTCAGAAGCTTGGAATCTCGTCTCAAACAACTAATGAGCAAAGATGGGGAGAAGATCATAGATTCATTGGTACAAGTATTAAAACGAGGTGATTACCAATCTCGAGCTCATGCAACTATTTTATTGAGGTCTGTTTTCGAATTGGCAGATCCAAACCGGATGATGAGCCCCACAGTTGAGTTATTTATCGAGACGATGAATGTGGTACGAGATCAGGTCTCCCACCAAGCATCTAAAGCTGCTTTGAAGCTTCTTGTGGAGCTTTGTCCATGGGGAAGGAACCGAATCAAGGCCGTGGAAGGGGGCGCAGTTTCTGTCCTCATAGAGGCTCTTCTCGAAGCTCAAGAGAAGAGGGCATGTGAGCTGATACTGATCTCATTGGACCAGCTCTGTGGATGCACAGAAGGGCGAGCTGAGTTATTGAGGCACGCGGCGGGGCTGGCCATCGTGTCCAAGAAGATATTTAGGATTTCGCACATGGCAACCGACAGGGCGGTGAGGATATTGTTTTCCATTTCTAGGTTCTCTGCAACTTCTGCAGTAGTTATGGAAATGTTGCATGTTGGTGCGGTGGCCAAGTTGTGTTTAGTGCTTCAAGTCGATTGCAAGTTTAAGACCAAAGAGAAAGCTAGGGAGATTCTAAAATTGCACTCTAGGGTTTGGAAGAATTCTTCATGTGTTCCTGCTCATTTGTTGTCCTTCTATCTGCATCGTCATGACGATCAAATCATAGCTATTGTTTCTGTATATAATTAA